CCGACCGGGTGTCAGCCCTCGTCCATGGGCGGCACATGCCGCGGAAGATCCATCGAATCGTGAAGGACCCGCGGCACCTCCACGATCCGGTCACCGTCGTGTCGACCAAGCCGGAAGAGGAAGAGATGGCGCGCGCGCCGTCCACGCCCGGACGCGTGCATGGTGAACAGGCCGGCGCCGACATCGTCGCGCCGCCGCGCGCCCGGCGTTCGCGGCCCATCGGCCAGCGCCGCGAGCGCGCCGGACACTATCCGGGAATAGATCGCCGTTTGCGCGTCGCCGAAACGGTCGGCCGTCCAGCCGTAGACATTCTGGAGATCGGCCTCCGCCGCCCTCGAGAGGCGGACCTCCCAAGCGCCGGCCACGGCGCTCAGACGCCTCTGCGCCGCCGCGCTATCACTTCCTTCGCGAGATTCTCGACATGCGCGCGCAGAGCCGCCGGCGTATTGAAGCTCCGGTACCTGCCCGCCTCCATGTCGGCGATGCCGATCTTCGCGGCCTCGCGGAGCGCCTTGAGTTTCGCGCGCTCCTCTGCGTCGCGGCTCTCGACCATGCGCAGCCCGTCGCGCAGCACCTCGCTGGCGTTCTGATAGCGCCCCGACGACACAAGCTCGTCTACCAAATCGGCTTGACGTTGCGTCAGGACGACATTCCGCGTCGGCATCGCCCGCTCCCCGAATGAAACAGCGTTGGCATATTATGCCATGGAGGAGCGGCGCGCCAGCCGGCCGCTCACCACATCGTCTTGCGCGCCCGTTCCGGCCACTCGGCGTCGTAGGTGGCGCCGCCGACGCGGTCCTGGCTGAGCGCGGCGAGGATCTGGCCGGCGCTGGGCAGGCTCGATGGCGCGACGTGGCGGGCGGGATTCCACAGCTCCGAGCGGACCAGCGCGCGGGCGCACTGGAAATAGACCGCGTCGACCGTCAGCACGATCACCGAGCGGGGCGCCTTGCCGTCGACCGCGAACGACTCCAGCAGCGCCGGCTCGGCGCTGAGGACCGCGCGGCCGTTGACGCGCAGCGTGTTGCCGACGCCGGGGATCAGGAACAGCAGCGCGACCCTGGGGTCGCGCACGATGTTGCGCAGCGAGTCGATGCGGTTGTTGCCCCGCCGGTCGGGCATCAGCAGGGTCTTCTCGTCGCGCACGCGCACGAAGCCGCGCTGGTCGCCGCGCGGCGAGCAATCCAATCCCTCCGGGCCCGCCGTCGCCAGCGACACGAACGGCGCGGCCTCGATGTAGGCGCGGTACTGCGGCGTGATCCAGTCGACCTCCTTCACGGTCGAGGCCTCCCCCGGCGCGCCGTAGAGCGCCTCCAGCTCGGTGATCGACGTGATCGTGGACATCGCGGACGCTCCGGATCGGGTGGCGCGGGAAGCTACGGCGCGGCGGTTTCCGATGGAAGCCGCGCGGCGGCGAGCAGGGCGCGCAGCGACGGCTCGTGGAAGCCCAGCGCGTCGAGGCGCTCGACGGTGTTGGCGAGGTAGTCGAGGTTGCTGCCGGTGGCGCCGACGCCGCGGCGGATCAGCGGCGCGGCGTCGGCGTGCGGCAGCTTGCCGGCGTATTGCCGATGGTCGCGGTTGGCGAGGTAGACCAGCGCCTCGACCCGCGCGCCACCGGCCAGGGTCACCGGCCGCACGGTCTCGACATAGACGCCGTCGTTGAGGATCTCGCGGTCCCAGAGATAGCGGCGGACGGCGTCGTGGCCGTCGCGCGGCAGGCGGTGGACCATGCCGCGGCAGGTGCCGCCGGGCAGCAGGCCGAGGATCAGGCCGGGCGCCTCGGGCGTGCCGCGGTAGTGCTCCGACCGGATGCAGAAGGCGCGGTGCCAACCGGCCAGGCGCGCGCCCATGGTCTCCGTCGTGGCGAAGCCCGGGTTCCACATCAGCGAACCGTAGGCGAACACCCAGCCCGGCCGCGCGGCGACCGGGGCCACGCTCGAGGCGGGGTAGCCGGGCCGGCGCGCGGCGGCCCTCGGGACGTCCATCGGCGGCGTGGTCAGGCCGTCACGCGGGTGACGGCCCGGCGGTTGCCCTTACGCGCCTTCTCGCTCTTGCCGGCCTTCTTGGGGTCGGGTTTCGCGTCGGGCTTGGCCTCCGCCTTCGCGGCGCGGCGCGGCGCCGGCGCGTCCTCGAACGCCACCACGGTGATGCGCTCGGCCGCGACGCCCTGCTTCACGAGGTAGTCGCGCACCTCGCGGCCGCGCGACAGGCAGAACTCGCGCGCCTTGGCGCCCTCGAGATCGTCGTCGCAATAGGCCTCGACCGTGATCTTCAGATCGGCGCGGCCCTTCAGCCAGACGGCCTGGTTGTCGAGGATCTTCAACGACCGCAGCGTCAGGTCCTTGGACTGGTAGTTGAACATCACCGTGTCGCCGACGGCCACGGCGAACTCGGCCTGGAGCTGGGTCGGCGGCACCGGCGTGGGCGCGGCGGTCGCGGCCGGCGCCGCAGGAGCCGTGGTGGCGGGCGCCGGCACCGGCGGCTCGGTGCGCGCGCCCGGCGTGATCATCGGCGCGCTGGTCGGCGGCGTCGCGGGTTTGGGCGGCGTCTGGGCCGTGGCGCCCGCGAGGGCGGCGCACAGGCCGAGGGCTGCGAGCGGAACGAGGCGGGAGATCATCGGCGATGCCCTCCTTAGGCGGACTACACTCAGGTCGTGACGGCGAAATGCGGCGTTTTCGGGTCCGACGCCGCCGCTCACGCCTGCTTCATGCCGATCAGCGCGCGGCGGATCGAGCGGGTGCGGCTGAACAGGTCGAACAGCTTGTCGCCCTCGCCCCAGCGGATCGCGCGCTGCAGGTAGAACAGATCCTCCTGGAAGCGGCCGAGGATCTCGAGCACCGCCTCGCGGTTGGTGAGGAACACGTCGCGCCACATCGTCGGATCGGAGGCGGCGATGCGCGTGAAGTCGCGGAAACCGCCGGCGGCGAACTTGATCACCTCCGAGCGGCGCTCGCCCGCCATGTCGTCGGCGGTGCCGACGATGGTGTAGGCGATGAGGTGCGGCAGGTGCGAGACGATGCCCAGCACCTTGTCGTGCCAGTCCGGCGCCATGAACTCGACCATGCTGCCACAGCGGCGCCAGAACGCCGCCAGCTTGTCGCGCGCCGCCGGATCGACGCCGGGCAGCGGCGTCAGGATGCACCAGCGGCCCTCGAACAGCTCGGGGAAGCCGGCCTCGGGTCCGGAATGCTCGGTGCCGGCGATCGGATGGGCGGGCACGAAATGCGTGCCCGCCGGCAGGAACGGCGCCATGTCGCGGATGACCGCCTGTTTGACCGAGCCGACGTCGGACACGATCGCGCCG
The genomic region above belongs to Rhodospirillales bacterium and contains:
- a CDS encoding type II toxin-antitoxin system RelE/ParE family toxin encodes the protein MAGAWEVRLSRAAEADLQNVYGWTADRFGDAQTAIYSRIVSGALAALADGPRTPGARRRDDVGAGLFTMHASGRGRRARHLFLFRLGRHDGDRIVEVPRVLHDSMDLPRHVPPMDEG
- a CDS encoding type II toxin-antitoxin system ParD family antitoxin → MPTRNVVLTQRQADLVDELVSSGRYQNASEVLRDGLRMVESRDAEERAKLKALREAAKIGIADMEAGRYRSFNTPAALRAHVENLAKEVIARRRRGV
- a CDS encoding pyridoxamine 5'-phosphate oxidase family protein — protein: MSTITSITELEALYGAPGEASTVKEVDWITPQYRAYIEAAPFVSLATAGPEGLDCSPRGDQRGFVRVRDEKTLLMPDRRGNNRIDSLRNIVRDPRVALLFLIPGVGNTLRVNGRAVLSAEPALLESFAVDGKAPRSVIVLTVDAVYFQCARALVRSELWNPARHVAPSSLPSAGQILAALSQDRVGGATYDAEWPERARKTMW
- a CDS encoding gamma-glutamylcyclotransferase → MDVPRAAARRPGYPASSVAPVAARPGWVFAYGSLMWNPGFATTETMGARLAGWHRAFCIRSEHYRGTPEAPGLILGLLPGGTCRGMVHRLPRDGHDAVRRYLWDREILNDGVYVETVRPVTLAGGARVEALVYLANRDHRQYAGKLPHADAAPLIRRGVGATGSNLDYLANTVERLDALGFHEPSLRALLAAARLPSETAAP
- a CDS encoding OmpA family protein; its protein translation is MISRLVPLAALGLCAALAGATAQTPPKPATPPTSAPMITPGARTEPPVPAPATTAPAAPAATAAPTPVPPTQLQAEFAVAVGDTVMFNYQSKDLTLRSLKILDNQAVWLKGRADLKITVEAYCDDDLEGAKAREFCLSRGREVRDYLVKQGVAAERITVVAFEDAPAPRRAAKAEAKPDAKPDPKKAGKSEKARKGNRRAVTRVTA
- a CDS encoding prephenate/arogenate dehydrogenase family protein, with translation MAAKKKTAAAKRAKAPARKPAARKAAPRRVRKPAPLFDKIALIGIGLIGSSIAQVVRREGLAREIVAATRSKATARTATRMGIVDHCGTDIAKAVEGADLVIVCTPVGACGAAARAFGPRLKPGAIVSDVGSVKQAVIRDMAPFLPAGTHFVPAHPIAGTEHSGPEAGFPELFEGRWCILTPLPGVDPAARDKLAAFWRRCGSMVEFMAPDWHDKVLGIVSHLPHLIAYTIVGTADDMAGERRSEVIKFAAGGFRDFTRIAASDPTMWRDVFLTNREAVLEILGRFQEDLFYLQRAIRWGEGDKLFDLFSRTRSIRRALIGMKQA